A region of the Perca flavescens isolate YP-PL-M2 chromosome 15, PFLA_1.0, whole genome shotgun sequence genome:
TATgtaaccctcttctctctctctcctttttttctaGGCACAAAAATGGCCCTGAAGTTTCTGAGGAAGAAGACCACCAAGCTGAAGAGCTTCCTGAGAGAGTACAGCATCTCCCTTTACCTGTCGCCCTGCCCCTTCATCATCAACATGTACGGCATCGCCTTCGAAACAGATGAGTACTACATCTTTGCCCAGGAGTATGCTCTGGCAGGTGATCTGTTTGACATCATCCCTCCAcaggtgagaaaaaaaattatacggTGTTTttggaatatatatttttttatttagtgagATTTGCACTTGCCGGGATACTATTATCTCcaatataaaaacatgtttataaatCAGTTagaaatcatagaaaaaaattCACTCTGTAAAACTGCAGAACCTGAAAATCATCATGTATTGAAGATCATGTCGTATCAAAGTAATCCAGCAATATCtttatgacatgctatactatgactttttatgattgtAATTGCACACTACACTATGATTTTTAAGACTTTATGATGTATtttactatgacctttttatgacctACTAAACTATGAATTTTGTATGACTTTATGACATACTctactttaacttttttattactttatgacatactatactatgactttttatgatttttttaatgacatactatactatgtctttttatgattttttttttaatgacatactatactatgcagAACTTGCCTGACAATCatcatgttttaacattttCCTTGGTATCAAAATAATCCAGTGATATTTCTCTGTACATCCATGAGTATACTGCAAGGAACTAATTTACTATGAGAAAATGTctccagtgtgggattaataaagtattttctAATCTTACCTTACTACTAACATTCTGCATACCTTCAATGGTTTTAATTtgccaaaatataaacaaataggCAAAGAAACTTGGCTCCCAGCTAATGCACTGAATCCATTGCAATTACAACATGATACATCCCCCAAAGCATTGGGGAACTGGAGCAAAACTTGGAGCATGATAGAAGAAAGACAATGAATGAAATAATCAGTTACAAAATCCATTATTTATCAGCTTTGTTGTTATTTGGCAGTTTACTACTGTAACAAGTTCAAGTTCTTTTTATTGTAATGTACACAACAATCACAGTAAAGCAGTGAATGAAATTCTTAGATCTCATCCTCAAATCACACAGTCGAACAAAATCTAATTGGAATCTAAACTACTACTAGCTAAAATACGAATATGTTATAATACAGTGGTAGACACCGTAGTAGTATAGCACAGATACAGTCAAATGTATGAACTGTAATGTAAACAGGGTGTGCAGTCATGTAGTAAAGGTCTATACGTAATGAGAACAGGTTGTAGACCGGTATGTCTACAGACTTAAACATGAAGCAGTGTTGGAGTTATTCTTGAACTGATGGGGTGGGGTTATATACATGACCACAttgttcttcttctctgttcAGGTGGGACTCTCTGAGACGGTGGCCAAGCGCTGCGTCCACCAGGTGGCCATCGCCCTGGACTACCTGCACTGTAAGAAGCTGGTCCACAGAGACATCAAACCCGAGAACATCCTCATTTTTGACAAAGAGTGCCGGAAGGTCAAGCTCTCAGACTTTGGCATGACGCGGCGCGCCGGCTCTCCCGTGAAGCGGGTGAGCGGCACGATCCCGTACACGGCGCCTGAGCTGTGCGACACCACGCGGCAGGAGGGCTTTTGCGTGGACTACAGCACGGACGTGTGGGCGTTTGGCGTGCTGCTCTTCTGCATGCTGACAGGAAACTTCCCCTGGGAGAAGGCCATGCCCAACGACACCTTCTACGAGGAGTTTGTGCGCTGGCAGCGTCGCCGGACGGGCACTGTGCCCTCGCAGTGGCGCCGCTTCACTGATGAGGGCCTACGAATGTTTCGTAGGCTCCTCTCCATCGAGCAGGAGCGCCGCTGCTCCGTCAAAGAAGTCTTCAGCTACTTTAACCAGTGCTGGATGTTGGACACCGAGAACGGGAACAGCAGCAGCTTGGTGAGCAGTGCGCCTCCTCTGGACATCCGATCGTCTTCATCTGAAGAGGACGTATTAGTGGACAGACTGAAGCAGCAGAGCTTGTCGCCTGCTTGTGTGGTGGTGAAGGGGAGCATCATGATGGACACCCACTACTCCTCCATGTCCACGAACAGCTCGTCATCATCCACCGGCAGCTACGAGCGGGTCAACCGGGAAAACAACGAAAGAGGACGCATCCTGGTGGCAACACCCATTGAGATCTGCGTGTAGAGACGGCTGACGCTGCGTTTCAGGCTGCTTTGTgagctgaggaggagggggaaacGTGTGGCGACTGACTGGTGCTTAGCGTAGCTTAGCTTCCCTGCGGATTTACTCATTTCTGATGAAGACGAGCTCTGAGGAAATGAGCGGTGAGACGATCACAAGCCTCCTGTATGTGATTTATACTTCAGACACTGAAATGAACTCCATGGATGACCTTGTCAAGAGAAATAAAGCTGAAgggtgaagaaagaaagaaacaaaaacattcataatccacatatgttcaaatgttTGGAAAAATCCAGTCACTGCAAAAATAATCTGTGAAGAAAGAGATGCGATTGGCTTTCAATAAAATGATTTGTTGATGGTACCATTATGTGTTTATTGTAGTGTTATGTTTGGTAGATGGGTTTCTGtaaagtgtgtgcgtgtgtttttttagtatatcttttttttcaatttggagttaaataatatttatatcagatgcatttatttatgattttttgTATGAGCGATCTGAAGTctgattttacttttatttttttctctgagAAATAAAAATTTGTAGAAATTTGAATTGCTGTAGAAGCAGGTGGCTCTCAcacttacattttcattttaaatattcatcaTCTTGTTGTTGTGATCTCCCGTAAGAGTAGAAGTATGcagactgttttttttcatccaaaatgtcttttttcatGTTTGCCTGTGTTGCCCAAACCCACTTGCAGTAGCAACCAACAATACGAGCGGCTGAAAACGCACCTCACGGTCAGCAGTAAGTGTTGATTGGGTATCTTCTTACTCTTCTACCCAGTCCTCCCATTAAACTGCAGCATACTGGGACCATAACTGCATACAGCTGCAGCCCACTTCCTTTCAGGTAAACATCTCACAATAATCAAATGATTTTATTATGTGAATAAATATTTAGTAAGAGTGAGGAAAAACACTGAAAAGTATCATGAATGAAGCATTCTTATTTTTCAATTGCATGGTTGATGAAGAAAGTGGGAATTAGCTTTGATTGAGCAGGTAAAATAATTATCTAACAAgtgatacatacagtattttcagagattttttttctgaGGATACTACACCTCTCAACTTTTTATTCCAGTGTTTGCTGTTTAATAAGAAAGTTGAAAACTGAAATGTGAGGCAAGATGGACTAATGAAGAAAAACATTTGGggatttaaatgtttaaaaaaagttctctTTTGTGTTGAAGTATTGCATGCTGTGATTACTTCTGTGGTGAAcatttgttgaaataaacacaccgAGAATTAAAAGTGGACCTTgttctttattaaaataaaagaatagtacaacattattatacatttatatacagCTAGCAGCCGCTTAGCCGCCTTAGCTAGAAGAAGcaggagaaacagctagcctggctctatcCAACCAGAGCAAAAATCCAGTACTGTAACAGTAAAACAGTCATatgaaagtcataaaaagtaataaagtatGTCATGAAAATCATAGTCAAGTAAGTGTTTTATGATATACTActgtatgtcattaaaaagtcctaaaagtaatagtatatgTCTTAAAACGTTATAAAAAGataaagtatagtatagtaaaaagtatagtatgtcaaaaaaatatgtcatagtatagtatgtgataaaaaatcatgaaaatatattatagtatgtcataaaaagtcataaaaaagacatagaatagtatgtcataaaatatcaaaaaggttgtttttttttttatcacttttttccacacatTATACCATGCAGCACTGTGGCCCGATAGTTATCTCTGTGTCCTCATAGCTAGAAGGTGCAGCGTTCCAACCCAGGTAGTCCCCCACAGAGTTATTGGAAGTGACTTTGGATGAAAGAGTTGGCTAGAACACTGTTAAGTGAATTTactatttttttcgacatactatactatgtgtttttcatcactttcttcgacatactatactatgtgttttttcgacatactatactacgactaatttatcactttttcgacatactatactatgactttttcatcccttttttcaacatactataacgtgttctttcgacatactatactgtgagtGTTTTATACATaaaataccatgactttttttgatatactaaactatgactttttcatcacttttttcgacatactatactatgagtattttcgacatactatactatgagtattttcgacatactactatgagtattttcgacatactatactatgagtattgtcgacatagtatactacgACTaatttatcccttttttcgacatactatactatgactttttatcacttttttggacatgacATACTTTgaattttcatcacttttttccagACATTATAACATGAGGACTGTGGCCCAATGGTGGACTCCGTGGCTTCATAGCTAGAAGGTGCAGGGTTCCAACCCAGGTAATCCCTGTTAAGTGGATTTACTATGCTTtgagttttttcgacatgctatactatgtgtttttcatcatttttttcgacatactatactatgtgttttttcgatgtactatactatgactttttcatcactttttttgacatagtatactatgactaatttatcacttttttcgacatactatactatgactttttatcactttttttgacatactatactatgacttttttgaacaTGACATACTGTgaattttcatcacttttttccacacatTGTAACATGCAGGACTGTGGCCCAATGGTGGGCTCTGTGGCCTCATATCTAGAAGGTGCAGGGTTCCAACCCAGGTAATCCCCACAGAGTTATTGGAAGTGACTTTGGATGAGAGAGTTGGCTAAGACACTGTTAAGTGGATTTACTATGCTTTgagctttttcaacatactatactatgtgtttttcataatttttttcgacaaactatactatgtgttttttcgatatactatactatgactttttatcactttattcgaaatactatactatgacgtttttggaCATGACATACTGTgaattttcatcacttttttccacacatTACAACATGCAGGACTGTGGCCCTATGGTGGGCTCTGTGGCCTCATAGCTAGAAGGTGCAGGGTTCCAACCCAGGTAACCCCCACAGAGTTATTGGAAGTGACTTTGGATGAAAGAGTTGGCTAGAACACTGTTAAGTGAATTTactatttttttcgacatactatactatgtgttttcatcactttcttcgacatactatactatgtgttttttcgacatactatactacgactaatttatcactttttcgacatactatactatgactttttcatcccttttttcaacatgctataacatgtgttctttcgacatactgtactgtgaGTGTTTTATACATaaaataccatgactttttttgatatactaaactatgactttttcatcactttttttcgacatgttaaactatgtctttttttatcacttttttcgacatactatactatgagtattttcgacatactatactatgagtattttcgacatactactatgagtattttcgacatactatactatgagtattgtcgacatagtatactacgACTaatttatcccttttttcgacatactatactatgactttttatcacttttttggacatgacATACTTTgaattttcatcacttttttccagACATTATAACATGAGGACTGTGGCCCAATGGTGGACTCCGTGGCTTCATAGCTAGAAGGTGCAGGGTTTCAACCCAGGTAATCCCTGTTAAGTGGATTTACTATGCTttgagttttttcgacatactatactatgtgtttttcatcatttttttcgacatactatactatgtgttttttcaacatactatactatgtgttttttcgatgtactatactatgactttttcatcactttttttgacatagtatactatgattaatttatcgcttttttcgacatactatactatgactttttatcactttttttgacatactatactatgacttttttgaacaTGACATACTGTgaattttcatcacttttttccacacatTGTAACATGCAGGACTGTGGCCCAATGGTGGGCTCTGTGGCCTCATATCTAGAAGGTGCAGTGTTCCAACCCAGGTAATCCCCACAGAGTTATTGGAAGTGACTTTGGATGAAAGAGTTGGCTAAGACACTGTTAAGTGGATTTACTATGCTttgagttttttcaacatactatactatgtgtttttcataatttttttcgacaaactatactatgtgttttttcgatatactatactatgactttttatcactttattcgaaatactatactatgacgtttttggaCATGACATACTGTgaattttcatcacttttttccacacatTACAACGTGCAGGACCGTGGCCCAATGGTGGGCTCTGTGGCCTCATAGCTAGAAGGTGCAGGGTTCCAACCTAGGTAATCCCCACAGAGTTATTGGAAGTGACATTGGCTGAAACACTTAAGTAGATTTACtatgtttttcgacatactatactatgtgtttttcatcactttcttcgacatactatgctaagtgttttttcaacatactatactatgttttttcgacatactataccaggggtggccaaccagttcaacataaagagccacaaaaaaaacacaaaccatagcaaaaagccacacaaccagtgatgccacgtaatgCGTTACTAGTAACTAgtactctaatctgagcacttttttcactAACGAGTAATccaacgcgttactatttccaaaccagtaatcagattaaagttacttatccaagtcactgtgcgttactatttgtcattttccttagtaaaaatatatctttttgctttcttcttgcgtctcggggagtgaagtcacgtattcgacaagtcacgttttcagcatgtggacagttcacgtgtaccacgcagcgacacaaacgtaaacaacaatggagggaggagagagatgcgcgttttctagctggaaatacagtcagtatttagagtttgtgtcagctaaagacggcaatattaaggttcgttATACACTCTGGGCCTAATTTACTAACAcaagcgcagtttgcgctgcgtctgttgcgagttcggtaatagcgcacgctatgcttccacattttgcgtagtatttatcaaccctgacacccatcaggcaatcagcgtctttctccgcccactataccgtaaattgcgctgtagcgaagcggtacttgtgctatgatatggctgagtgcagactgcgatattcccactgctgatgctatgactttgaaatgatcctgctgccaaaccaaatgtttcaaaaagtaaaaaaaaaatccaccaataacacagcccccagccacacagtaagagcctcaaaagagcaggcaaagagccgcatacggctcaagagccacaggttcgccacccctgtactatactatgactttttatcactttttttgacatactatactatcacttttttcgacatactatactatgactttttcatcactttttctgacatgctatactatgacttttttatcccttttttcgacatgttaaactatgtcttttttttatcccttttttcgacatactatactacgagtatttttgacatactatactatgattttgtatcacttttgtcgacatactatactacgagtattttcgacatactatactacaactttttatcactttttttgacatactatactatgactttttcattactttttctgacatgctatactatgacttttttatcccttttttcgacatgttaaattatgtcttttttttaatcccttttttcgacatactatactacgagtatttttgacatactatactatgattttgtatcacttttgtcgacatactatactacgagtattttcgacatattatactatgacttttcatcactttttttgacatactatactatgactaatttatgccttttttcgacatactatactacgactaatttatcacttttttgacatactatactatgttttttcaacatgctatactatgacttttttatcactcctttcgacattctatattatgccttttttatcccttttttcgacatactatactatgtgtttttttcgatatacaatactatgactttttcatccctttttctgacaagctatactatgactttttatttaaatattttcgacatactata
Encoded here:
- the unm_sa1261 gene encoding serine/threonine-protein kinase SBK1, whose translation is MNSSPHGSRASIDILEELQLIAAQNLEKLDINKYYEVVCELGKGTYGKVDLVIHKIRGTKMALKFLRKKTTKLKSFLREYSISLYLSPCPFIINMYGIAFETDEYYIFAQEYALAGDLFDIIPPQVGLSETVAKRCVHQVAIALDYLHCKKLVHRDIKPENILIFDKECRKVKLSDFGMTRRAGSPVKRVSGTIPYTAPELCDTTRQEGFCVDYSTDVWAFGVLLFCMLTGNFPWEKAMPNDTFYEEFVRWQRRRTGTVPSQWRRFTDEGLRMFRRLLSIEQERRCSVKEVFSYFNQCWMLDTENGNSSSLVSSAPPLDIRSSSSEEDVLVDRLKQQSLSPACVVVKGSIMMDTHYSSMSTNSSSSSTGSYERVNRENNERGRILVATPIEICV